Proteins encoded in a region of the Podarcis muralis chromosome 2, rPodMur119.hap1.1, whole genome shotgun sequence genome:
- the LOC144326807 gene encoding vomeronasal type-2 receptor 26-like: protein MALVLLLLLPYAGCVIQKTRCPLTLKRDGIDSANYYRPGDHLISGVISATNTLFRAHSFNSTPSTSFLWKGTTKYWQLLSFVFSIQEINRNPKLLPNITLGYSIHENFFDGRVTYDALLDLLSPGQANIPNYNCGRQTNVFTVLEGAGSQNSIWISTLLGTYKIPQVSYAFVSNVLNDKKQYPFFYRMVPKEEAQYPGIVKLLHHFRWTLIGLIAPDTDDGERFMKTLTPVLTRSDVCVVISLTIQGLNTNTIRTDLFPFLKWKQVHVFVYYAEMTYFLDGMLTVQNALEMKSLVGKIWITTAMWDVSLELMYSGLSSQQIHGIFSFFIETNERTKYDDFEPFFFAIKQFWDKAFRCSYLKDALSVKGWTRCREREKPEVLLPQDDLQRSLSLDCHRIYNAVQTMAHALNAAYSSRSKQRVRERLEAQRLQPWQLHPFLGNSQFYNASMDLVYLDENGELVADLDIVNWVVFPNRSVLRVKFGSIDRQGSPDLKCTIDQEAIVWPKWLNQTLPTSRCVGSCEPGFVKVIQEGKPICCYDCIPCAKGTISTQEDAEHCTKCLEDHHPNKAQYKCVPKITIFLAYGEYLGILLTSFALLLSLTTVIVLGIFIKYLDTPLVKANNRDLSYILLVSLLLSFLSSFLFIGQPRKMTCFLRQTVFSIIFSVAVSSVLAKTITVVLAFLATKPGNRMRRWLGKSLANSIVISCSTVQVAICTLWLGLSPPFPESDLHSHAGEIVLQCNEGSIALFYSSLCYMGFLAAICFTVAFLARKLPGAFNEAKLITFSMLVFCSVWVSFVPTYLSTKGKYMVAVQVFSMLASSAGLLGCIFFPKCYIILHRPDLNTKEHLTTKTKEGT from the exons ATGGCCctggttctgctgctgctactgccttaCGCAGGCTGCGTGATACAAAAGACAAGGTGCCCTCTTACTCTGAAAAGGGATGGAATAGACTCAGCTAATTATTACAGGCCAGGAGACCACCTCATCAGCGGGGTCATCTCTGCCACAAATACTTTATTTCGAGCTCATAGCTTCAACAGCACTCCCTCTACCAGCTTTCTTTG GAAAGGAACCACAAAATACTGGCAGCTCTTGTCCTTTGTGTTTTCCATCCAAGAGATCAATCGGAATCCCaagctcttacccaacatcaccctgggctacagcaTCCATGAGAACTTTTTTGATGGAAGGGTGACCTATGACGCCTTGCTGGACCTGCTGTCTCCTGGGCAGGCAAATATTCCAAACTACAACTGTGGTAGACAGACTAATGTATTCACTGTTTTGGAAGGGGCTGGCTCTCAAAACTCCATCTGGATTTCAACCTTGCTGGGCACGTATAAAATCCCACAG GTCAGTTATGCTTTTGTCTCTAACGTTCTAAATGATAAGAAGCAGTATCCTTTTTTCTACCGGATGGTCCCCAAAGAAGAAGCCCAGTACCCAGGGATAGTCAAGCTGCTCCATCACTTCAGATGGACATTGATTGGTCTCATTGCTCCAGACACGGACGATGGAGAGAGGTTCATGAAGACCTTGACACCTGTGCTCACCCGAAGTGATGTTTGTGTTGTCATCTCACTAACCATCCAAGGActgaatacaaatacaatacgGACGGATTTGTTTCCATTCCTCAAGTGGAAACAAGTCCATGTATTTGTTTACTATGCAGAGATGACTTATTTCTTAGATGGAATGCTAACTGTACAAAATGCTCTTGAGATGAAATCCCTTGTTGGGAAAATCTGGATCACAACAGCTATGTGGGACGTCTCCTTGGAGTTGATGTACAGTGGCTTATCTTCCCAACAAATCCATGGTATTTTTTCCTTCTTTATTGAGACAAATGAAAGGACCAAATATGATGACTTTGAGCCCTTTTTCTTTGCTATCAAGCAGTTTTGGGACAAAGCTTTTCGTTGTTCCTATTTAAAGGATGCGTTGTCAGTGAAAGGCTGGacaagatgcagagagagagagaaaccggaAGTGCTGCTGCCCCAAGATGATctgcaaagaagcctttctctggaCTGCCACAGAATCTACAATGCTGTCCAAACCATGGCACATGCCCTAAATGCTGCATATTCATCTAGATCTAAGCAAAGGGTGAGGGAGAGACTGGAAGCTcaaaggctacagccatggcag CTCCACCCTTTCCTAGGAAATTCCCAGTTCTACAATGCTTCCATGGACTTAGTGTATTTGGACGAGAACGGGGAGCTGGTAGCTGACCTGGACATTGTGAACTGGGTGGTGTTCCCCAATAGGTCCGTCCTCAGAGTGAAGTTTGGGAGTATCGACAGACAGGGATCCCCAGACCTGAAGTGCACCATCGACCAGGAGGCCATTGTGTGGCCAAAGTGGCTCAATCAG ACACTTCCTACTTCCAGGTGTGTGGGAAGTTGTGAACCTGGATTTGTCAAAGTGATTCAGGAAGGAAAGCCAATCTGCTGCTATGACTGCATTCCCTGTGCAAAAGGGACGATCTCcactcaggaag ATGCAGAGCATTGCACCAAGTGTCTAGAAGATCACCATCCAAACAAGGCCCAGTATAAATGTGTACCCAAGATAACCATCTTCCTCGCTTATGGAGAATATTTAGGGATCCTCCTAACTTCCTTTGCCCTCTTATTGTCCTTAACCACAGTGATTGTGCTAGGAATCTTCATCAAATACCTTGACACTCccctagtcaaagccaacaacagggacctctcctacatcctccttgtctccctcctgctttcctttctgtcctccttcctcttcatagGCCAGCCAAGGAAAATGACCTGCTTTCTCCGACAAACagtcttcagcatcatcttctcagttgctgtctcTTCTGTGTTGGCTAAAACCATCACTGTAGTGCTGGCCTTCCTAGCCACTAAGCCAGGGAACAggatgaggagatggctgggaaagagtttggccaactccattgtcatttctTGTTCCACTGTCCAAGTTGCTATCTGCACCTTATGGTTGGGACTTTCTCCACCGTTCCCAGAGTCTGACCTTCACTCCCACGCTGGAGAGATTGtcttgcaatgcaatgaaggatcCATTGCCCTGTTCTATAGTTCCCTctgctacatgggcttcctggctgccatctgcttcacggtggctttcctagccaggaagctgcctggggccttcaatgaagccaagctgatcaccttcagcatgctggtcttctgcagtgtttgggtgtcctttgtgcccacctacctgagcaccaaggggaaatacatggtagccgtgcaggtcttctctatgttggcctccagtgctgggcttctgggctgcatcttctttcccaagtgctacattattctACACAGGCCTGATCTgaatacaaaggagcacctgacaacgaAAACTAAAGAAGGCACCTGA